A single Streptomyces mirabilis DNA region contains:
- a CDS encoding cytochrome P450, whose protein sequence is MPIAPVAPVAPVAATAQAARVAQAAPTTPLATSTRPPVVRRLPDPPSLLTPGIERDPYPLYRTLRRKFPLVYDRPFGAWLVSRYADVRAALADPRLVAPPPGRTLAHLEGGTHSAHRALVSPAFRGHALTALTAGVERTAYVLARRLADRQEADLVAEFCHWLPTAAAVAALGLPYEDTARVHSWCRTGLDHLGGHHPELDAFLLPYIARRRAHPGGDLLSALCTARADGRPLSDEAVAGIAGTLLGAGGEATAHALASFLANLLDHPGQLAVVRARPELTAGAWAESLRRDPPLHIVLRRAVEPVGAVPVGATVACLLGAAGRDPARFADPDRYDVFRPDPGQLAYGSGRHFCPGALLARLTAEHGLHALLAALPELRRSPGFHPVADGLISRSPRSLLVRLR, encoded by the coding sequence GTGCCCATTGCTCCGGTCGCGCCCGTCGCTCCGGTGGCGGCCACCGCTCAGGCCGCTCGGGTCGCTCAGGCCGCTCCGACCACGCCGCTCGCGACATCGACACGACCGCCCGTCGTACGACGGCTGCCCGACCCACCGAGCCTGCTCACCCCCGGCATCGAACGCGACCCGTACCCCCTGTACCGCACCCTGCGCAGGAAGTTCCCGCTCGTGTACGACCGGCCGTTCGGCGCGTGGCTGGTCAGCCGGTACGCCGATGTGCGCGCCGCCCTCGCCGACCCACGGCTCGTCGCCCCGCCGCCCGGACGCACCCTGGCCCACCTGGAGGGCGGCACGCACAGTGCGCACCGGGCGCTCGTCTCACCGGCGTTCCGCGGACACGCCCTGACCGCGCTGACCGCCGGGGTCGAGCGGACGGCGTACGTCCTCGCCCGCCGCCTCGCCGACCGCCAGGAGGCCGACCTCGTCGCCGAGTTCTGCCACTGGCTGCCCACCGCGGCGGCCGTCGCCGCGCTCGGGCTGCCGTACGAGGACACCGCGCGCGTGCACTCCTGGTGCCGCACGGGCCTCGACCACCTCGGCGGCCACCACCCCGAGCTCGACGCCTTCCTGCTCCCGTACATCGCCCGTCGGCGCGCCCACCCGGGCGGCGATCTGCTCTCCGCGCTGTGCACGGCGCGGGCGGACGGGCGCCCGCTGTCCGACGAGGCGGTGGCGGGGATCGCCGGAACGCTCCTCGGCGCGGGCGGCGAGGCGACCGCGCACGCGCTGGCGTCGTTCCTCGCCAACCTCCTCGACCACCCCGGCCAACTGGCGGTGGTCCGCGCCCGGCCCGAGCTGACGGCCGGGGCCTGGGCCGAGTCGCTGCGCCGCGATCCCCCGCTGCACATCGTGCTGCGCCGGGCCGTCGAGCCGGTCGGCGCGGTACCCGTGGGCGCCACTGTGGCGTGTCTGCTGGGCGCCGCGGGCCGTGACCCGGCCCGGTTCGCCGACCCGGACCGCTACGACGTCTTCCGGCCCGACCCCGGGCAGCTCGCGTACGGCTCCGGACGGCACTTCTGCCCCGGCGCGCTGCTCGCCCGGCTCACCGCGGAACACGGCCTGCACGCCCTGCTCGCCGC
- a CDS encoding M14 family zinc carboxypeptidase has translation MSLLPELRYPSVTEIVSSARTLAAHRPGLCALRQIGVSRAGRPLHLLSVGHAERAVLVVAGAHANEPTGGSTLQSLAERVLHERELRADTSWHFLLCADPDGASLHVTPAPRTLFDYHLGFFRPAGPEQPEWSPSVLPPDRLPPETRALTRVIDELRPYLQVTLHGTDLGGSWVQLTKDIPGLAEPFAKSAAELHIPVETGASDAAGWPASGPGVHVMPAPGSDAAYPSMPDDARHSTWYHTHRYGGLTAVVEVPMWASDLVDDPAPHPAPDAAMRRLAHRLLRDALQVQDVLTEVLPRLPGPDGPLLRAAKWALELVPGLAHDWVRTPPPDPTMAYVGSVDAFGRRLPLRAAAMLLRVLQEADDRAAPRLERLVAAWSDAFAERFRARWVPLENQVEHQSRTVVAAARHARDGAA, from the coding sequence GTGAGTCTCCTGCCGGAGTTGCGCTACCCCAGTGTGACCGAAATCGTCTCGTCCGCTCGGACGTTGGCGGCCCACCGTCCCGGGCTGTGCGCCCTCAGACAGATCGGCGTCTCGCGCGCGGGCAGACCCCTCCATCTGCTGTCCGTCGGTCACGCCGAACGCGCGGTCCTCGTCGTGGCGGGCGCCCACGCGAACGAGCCGACCGGCGGTTCGACGCTCCAGTCCTTGGCCGAACGTGTACTGCACGAGCGGGAGTTGCGGGCCGACACCTCCTGGCACTTCCTCCTCTGTGCGGACCCGGACGGCGCGAGCCTCCATGTGACACCGGCCCCGCGCACCCTGTTCGACTACCACCTCGGGTTCTTCCGTCCGGCCGGCCCCGAACAGCCCGAGTGGTCGCCCTCCGTCCTGCCTCCCGACCGGCTGCCCCCGGAGACCCGCGCCCTCACCCGGGTCATCGACGAGCTGCGGCCCTACCTCCAGGTGACCCTGCACGGCACCGATCTCGGCGGCAGCTGGGTGCAGCTGACCAAGGACATCCCGGGCCTCGCCGAACCCTTCGCCAAATCCGCGGCGGAACTGCACATCCCCGTGGAGACGGGCGCCTCGGACGCCGCCGGCTGGCCCGCTTCCGGACCCGGGGTGCATGTGATGCCGGCGCCGGGCTCGGACGCGGCGTACCCGAGCATGCCCGACGACGCCCGGCACAGCACCTGGTACCACACCCACCGGTACGGCGGCCTGACCGCGGTCGTCGAGGTGCCGATGTGGGCCAGCGACCTCGTGGACGACCCAGCGCCGCATCCCGCACCGGACGCGGCGATGCGACGCCTGGCACACCGGCTGCTGCGCGACGCGCTCCAGGTGCAGGACGTACTCACGGAGGTCCTGCCGAGGCTCCCCGGCCCCGACGGGCCCCTCCTGCGCGCCGCGAAGTGGGCGCTGGAGTTGGTGCCGGGTCTGGCCCACGACTGGGTGCGGACGCCTCCCCCCGACCCGACGATGGCCTACGTCGGCAGTGTCGACGCGTTCGGGCGCCGACTCCCTTTGCGGGCCGCCGCGATGCTGCTGCGGGTCCTCCAGGAGGCCGACGACCGGGCGGCGCCACGCCTCGAACGCCTGGTCGCCGCCTGGAGCGACGCCTTCGCCGAACGGTTCCGCGCGCGCTGGGTGCCGCTGGAGAACCAGGTCGAGCACCAGTCCCGCACGGTGGTCGCGGCGGCGCGGCATGCGCGGGACGGCGCGGCTTGA
- a CDS encoding SSI family serine proteinase inhibitor, with translation MTRNIHAVGNALLATVALLTLGAIPAQAAPHEALPGNWLYLTLTTGDAHSSSTRGTLLLCDPPQGHAHAAEACAELATAGGDISRIPSRPDTICSMIYGPVTASARGEWEGRQVTYSHTFSNSCVMRAEAGAVFALSD, from the coding sequence ATGACGAGAAACATCCACGCGGTAGGCAACGCTCTCCTCGCGACCGTCGCCCTGCTCACCCTGGGCGCGATCCCGGCCCAGGCGGCGCCCCACGAGGCGCTCCCCGGCAACTGGCTCTACCTCACCCTCACCACCGGCGACGCCCACTCCAGCAGCACCCGCGGCACGCTCCTGCTCTGCGACCCGCCCCAGGGGCACGCCCACGCGGCCGAGGCCTGCGCCGAACTCGCCACCGCCGGGGGTGACATCTCCCGGATCCCGTCCAGGCCCGACACCATCTGCTCGATGATCTACGGCCCGGTCACCGCCTCCGCGCGCGGGGAGTGGGAGGGGCGGCAGGTGACGTACTCGCACACATTCTCGAACTCGTGTGTGATGAGGGCTGAGGCGGGGGCGGTGTTTGCGTTGTCGGACTGA
- a CDS encoding M14 family zinc carboxypeptidase, whose product MWRCALPPLLRYPTVDELGARAAALVARRPRDARLRRVGTSRAGTPLWLLSVGHGGRQALVVAGPHANEPVGGATALRLAERALADPRLCEGADATWNLLLCLDPDGARRNEAWLSGPYTLGHYFRNFFRPGFLEQPEWLPEGAAGATLPETRALLDLQDELRPVFQCSLHGVDVGGAFVELTRELPGLAQRVAHTAARLGIPRELGPYDTLYWPRLGPAVYRIPPPHPGDLAAAITEAAVESTWFHPHRYGTVTAVVEAPMWGVAAVEDATRPADADAVLRFVSHTLRHDTRLLEGILGRIRPGLGTSPDAACLLAPVDDYLLVGPGLADSWDPDVHDAGARPLPPLDTARLTALRLAGRRVALRTAGLLHQLVTGSGRDPSGALPELDRLIDAWCADYREGCGARWIPVARQVEYQARVVIAAFELAGRYAPVRSHSGEAGWGSQAALPMHRE is encoded by the coding sequence TTGTGGAGGTGTGCCCTGCCGCCACTCCTCCGCTACCCGACCGTGGACGAGCTGGGCGCCCGTGCGGCCGCGCTCGTCGCCCGCCGGCCGCGCGACGCCCGACTGCGCCGAGTGGGCACGTCACGGGCGGGCACCCCGCTGTGGCTGCTGTCCGTCGGGCACGGCGGCCGCCAGGCCCTCGTCGTCGCCGGACCCCACGCCAACGAACCCGTGGGCGGCGCCACGGCCCTGCGCCTGGCCGAGCGGGCGCTCGCCGACCCCCGGCTCTGCGAGGGCGCCGACGCCACCTGGAACCTGCTGCTCTGTCTCGACCCCGACGGCGCCCGCCGCAACGAGGCCTGGCTGTCCGGCCCGTACACCCTCGGCCACTACTTCCGGAACTTCTTCCGTCCCGGCTTCCTCGAACAGCCCGAGTGGCTGCCCGAGGGCGCGGCCGGTGCCACCCTCCCCGAGACCCGCGCCCTCCTCGACCTCCAGGACGAACTGCGGCCGGTCTTCCAGTGCTCCCTGCACGGCGTCGACGTCGGCGGCGCCTTCGTCGAACTGACCCGCGAGCTGCCCGGACTCGCCCAGCGCGTCGCCCACACCGCGGCCCGCCTCGGCATCCCGCGCGAACTCGGCCCCTACGACACCCTGTACTGGCCGCGGCTCGGCCCCGCCGTCTACCGCATCCCGCCGCCGCACCCCGGCGACCTGGCCGCCGCCATCACCGAGGCCGCCGTCGAGTCCACCTGGTTCCACCCGCACCGCTACGGCACCGTCACCGCCGTCGTCGAGGCCCCCATGTGGGGCGTGGCGGCCGTGGAGGACGCCACCCGGCCCGCCGACGCCGACGCCGTGCTGCGCTTCGTCAGCCACACGCTGCGCCACGACACACGGCTCCTGGAAGGCATCCTCGGGCGGATCCGCCCCGGCCTCGGCACCTCCCCGGACGCGGCCTGCCTCCTCGCACCCGTCGACGACTATTTACTCGTCGGGCCCGGCCTCGCCGACTCCTGGGACCCCGATGTGCACGACGCCGGGGCGCGTCCCCTGCCGCCGCTCGACACCGCCCGCCTGACCGCCCTGCGCCTCGCCGGACGCCGAGTCGCCCTGCGCACGGCCGGGCTGCTGCACCAGCTCGTGACCGGCTCCGGGCGCGACCCGAGCGGGGCGCTGCCGGAGCTCGACCGGCTGATCGATGCATGGTGCGCCGACTACCGCGAGGGCTGCGGGGCGCGCTGGATCCCGGTCGCCCGCCAGGTCGAGTACCAGGCACGCGTGGTGATCGCCGCGTTCGAACTCGCCGGGCGGTACGCGCCCGTGCGCTCGCATTCGGGTGAGGCGGGGTGGGGTTCGCAGGCCGCGCTGCCGATGCACCGGGAATGA
- a CDS encoding DUF1707 and FHA domain-containing protein: MTSSFEFHTYPARLSDAERDRALKALSDGVALGRLSHDTFVRRMELALAARRSDELAVLIADLPTEGRWSKLVFGTVEAVSGFTVRLRRAWQAERLPKLLLPHPGNNYPLRIGRDPASGLRLNHETVSRVHAELSRQGGLWVLRDLGSTNGTTVNGRRVISAAVVKEGDQISFGRMSFRLSSS, encoded by the coding sequence GTGACGTCGTCTTTCGAGTTCCACACGTACCCCGCGCGGCTGTCCGACGCGGAGCGCGACCGGGCGCTGAAGGCGCTCAGTGACGGCGTCGCCCTCGGGCGCCTCTCGCACGACACGTTCGTCCGCCGGATGGAACTGGCGCTCGCCGCCCGCCGCTCCGACGAACTCGCCGTGCTCATCGCCGACCTGCCCACCGAGGGACGCTGGTCGAAGCTGGTGTTCGGCACCGTCGAAGCGGTCTCCGGCTTCACCGTACGGCTGCGCAGGGCCTGGCAGGCCGAGCGTCTCCCCAAGCTGCTGCTGCCCCACCCGGGCAACAACTACCCCCTGCGGATCGGCCGCGACCCCGCGAGCGGACTGCGGCTCAACCACGAGACGGTCTCCCGCGTCCACGCCGAACTGAGCCGCCAGGGCGGCCTGTGGGTGCTGCGCGACCTCGGCTCGACCAACGGGACGACCGTCAACGGACGGCGGGTGATCAGTGCCGCCGTCGTCAAGGAGGGCGACCAGATCAGCTTCGGACGCATGTCCTTCCGTCTTTCGTCCTCCTGA
- the treZ gene encoding malto-oligosyltrehalose trehalohydrolase, which translates to MRFEVWAPDADRMTLHCAGATRALERDPERAGWWTGDADAQDGTRYGFAVDDGPALPDPRSRRQPDGPDGLSAVVDQARYAWRTEWAGRPLPGAVLYELHVGTYTSAGTLDAAAGRLEHLAELGVTHVELMPLCPFPGRHGWGYEGVSLWAVHEPYGDPEALKRFVDRAHELGLGVVLDVVHNHLGPSGNHLPAFGPYFTDTHQTPWGSAVNLDAPGSDEVRAYLVDSALAWLRDFRLDGLRLDAVHALRDTRAVHFLEELSTAVDALADDLDRPLFLIAESDLNDPRLVTARAEGGLGLHAQWNDDFHHALHTALTGEGQAYYADFARSPFAALAKTLTSGFFHDGTYSSFRGRRHGRPLERTRVSAHRLLGYSQTHDQIGNRAQGDRLSASLSPGLLACAAALTLTGPFTPMLFMGEEWAAGTPWQFFTDHTDPELAQAVQRGRRREFAAHGWAEEDIPDPQDPATRDRSCLDWSEPEKALHARVLAWYRDLIALRHRQPDLADPDLAAVKVAYDDQARWLALRRGDVRVAVNLGKEAAAIPLGLRHARVLAAWEPVEAPDADGLLSVPGESCVVLTQA; encoded by the coding sequence GTGCGGTTCGAGGTGTGGGCACCGGATGCCGACCGGATGACGCTCCACTGCGCGGGCGCCACGCGCGCGCTGGAGCGCGATCCGGAGCGCGCCGGATGGTGGACGGGCGACGCGGACGCGCAGGACGGCACGCGGTACGGGTTCGCGGTGGACGACGGCCCCGCGCTGCCCGATCCCCGTTCGCGGCGGCAGCCGGACGGCCCGGACGGACTGAGCGCGGTGGTCGACCAGGCCCGGTACGCGTGGCGCACCGAGTGGGCGGGGCGCCCGCTGCCGGGCGCGGTCCTCTACGAGCTGCACGTGGGGACGTACACCTCCGCGGGAACGCTCGACGCGGCGGCCGGGCGGCTCGAACACCTCGCGGAACTGGGCGTCACCCACGTCGAGTTGATGCCGCTGTGTCCGTTCCCCGGGCGGCACGGCTGGGGGTACGAGGGGGTCTCCCTGTGGGCCGTGCACGAGCCGTACGGCGACCCGGAGGCGCTGAAGCGCTTTGTCGACCGGGCACACGAACTCGGCCTGGGTGTGGTCCTCGACGTCGTGCACAACCACCTCGGCCCGTCCGGCAACCACCTCCCCGCGTTCGGGCCGTACTTCACGGACACCCATCAGACGCCCTGGGGCTCCGCGGTGAACCTGGACGCACCGGGTTCGGACGAAGTGCGCGCGTATCTCGTCGACAGCGCCCTGGCCTGGCTGCGGGACTTCCGGCTGGACGGGCTGCGCCTGGACGCGGTGCACGCGTTGCGGGACACCCGCGCGGTGCACTTCCTGGAGGAGCTGTCGACGGCCGTGGACGCCCTCGCCGACGATCTGGACCGGCCGCTGTTCCTGATCGCGGAGTCGGATCTGAACGACCCGCGGCTCGTCACCGCGCGCGCGGAGGGCGGTCTCGGGCTGCACGCGCAGTGGAACGACGACTTCCACCACGCGCTGCACACCGCGCTGACCGGTGAGGGGCAGGCCTACTACGCGGACTTCGCGCGGTCCCCGTTCGCGGCGCTCGCGAAGACACTGACGTCCGGCTTCTTCCACGACGGTACGTACTCGAGCTTCCGCGGCCGCCGCCACGGCCGCCCCCTGGAGCGTACGCGCGTCTCGGCGCACCGGTTGCTCGGCTACTCCCAGACCCACGACCAGATCGGCAACCGCGCCCAGGGGGACCGGCTGTCGGCGTCCCTCTCCCCCGGGCTGCTGGCCTGCGCGGCCGCGCTGACGCTCACCGGGCCCTTCACCCCGATGCTGTTCATGGGCGAGGAGTGGGCGGCCGGCACCCCTTGGCAGTTCTTCACCGACCACACCGATCCCGAGCTCGCTCAAGCCGTACAGCGGGGCAGGCGGAGGGAGTTCGCGGCGCACGGCTGGGCCGAGGAGGACATCCCCGACCCGCAGGACCCGGCGACCCGCGACCGCTCCTGCCTCGACTGGTCGGAGCCCGAGAAGGCACTCCACGCGCGTGTGCTGGCCTGGTACCGCGACCTGATCGCCCTGCGCCACCGTCAGCCCGACCTCGCGGACCCCGATCTCGCCGCCGTCAAGGTCGCCTACGACGACCAGGCCCGCTGGCTGGCCCTGCGGCGCGGGGACGTACGGGTGGCGGTGAACCTCGGCAAGGAGGCCGCCGCGATCCCGCTGGGGCTGCGCCACGCGCGCGTGCTGGCCGCGTGGGAACCGGTCGAGGCGCCGGACGCGGACGGGTTGTTGAGCGTGCCCGGCGAGTCGTGTGTGGTG